The following are encoded together in the Methanosarcina flavescens genome:
- a CDS encoding TIGR04083 family peptide-modifying radical SAM enzyme produces the protein MPFHVMLIPTLGCPANCSYCWSSEEKSPIMKIETIKEVVEWLKVFRGDSVTFTFHGGEPLLAGAEFYREALPLLAEGLSTRHIAFAIQTNLWKMTHEIAEIFAEYNVPIGSSLDGPKELNDSQRGKGYFDKTMKGYEIARAHGLEVRFITTFTSHSVKSREEIFNFYLENGLTLKFHPCLPSLKGDNPNQWTLEPEEYGELLIYLLDKYLENLGRIEVMNIDHLCKGVFTGKGVVCTYVDCMGDTFAVGPEGSIYPCYRFVGMPEYVMGNVYDRPTMADLAQSEAWKQMFQFKEYVDTACGKCSHIKYCRGGCPYNALVPTDGKIEGVDPHCPAYKMIFDEINDRVNEEMFGSSEMMENMMFQPQSTKPSRSGIMSIMLKKL, from the coding sequence ATGCCTTTTCATGTCATGCTGATCCCTACCCTTGGTTGTCCTGCTAACTGCAGTTATTGCTGGAGTTCCGAAGAGAAATCCCCGATAATGAAAATTGAAACCATAAAAGAAGTGGTTGAGTGGCTTAAGGTTTTCAGGGGAGATTCAGTTACTTTTACTTTTCATGGCGGGGAACCGCTCCTGGCAGGCGCGGAATTCTACAGGGAAGCACTTCCGCTTCTAGCTGAGGGTTTAAGCACCAGGCATATAGCTTTTGCAATACAGACAAACCTCTGGAAAATGACCCATGAGATCGCCGAGATTTTTGCCGAATACAATGTTCCAATAGGTTCAAGCCTTGACGGCCCGAAGGAACTTAATGATTCGCAGAGGGGAAAAGGATACTTCGATAAAACCATGAAAGGTTATGAAATTGCAAGAGCTCATGGGCTTGAAGTTAGATTCATTACTACTTTTACTTCGCATTCTGTAAAGTCAAGGGAAGAAATTTTCAACTTTTATCTTGAGAATGGACTGACACTTAAATTCCATCCTTGCTTGCCTTCTTTAAAAGGCGATAACCCCAACCAGTGGACCCTTGAACCTGAAGAGTATGGAGAACTCCTTATTTATCTTCTTGACAAATACCTTGAAAATCTGGGCAGAATAGAAGTTATGAATATTGACCATCTGTGTAAAGGCGTATTTACAGGAAAAGGTGTTGTCTGTACTTATGTTGACTGTATGGGAGATACCTTTGCGGTTGGTCCTGAGGGAAGCATATACCCCTGCTATCGCTTTGTAGGCATGCCCGAATATGTAATGGGTAATGTTTATGACCGCCCGACAATGGCAGACCTTGCTCAATCCGAAGCCTGGAAGCAAATGTTTCAGTTTAAAGAATATGTGGACACGGCATGCGGCAAATGTTCTCATATAAAGTATTGCAGAGGCGGATGCCCATACAATGCGCTGGTGCCCACGGATGGGAAAATAGAAGGCGTTGATCCCCACTGCCCAGCCTACAAAATGATTTTCGACGAAATAAACGACCGCGTCAATGAGGAAATGTTCGGATCCTCTGAAATGATGGAAAATATGATGTTCCAGCCTCAGTCGACAAAGCCTTCCAGATCGGGCATAATGTCAATTATGCTTAAAAAACTCTGA